The genomic window CTGTTTTTATGAGGGGTTCGAAACGGCGGGCCGCGATCCTCGCGTCGGCCGCCCCGATCTTCAACCGGCGCGGGTTCGCGGGCACGTCGATCGCCGACATTCTCGAAGCGACCGAGTTGGAGAAGGGCGGCCTCTACAACCATTTCGCGAGCAAGGAAGAACTTGCGGTGGAAGCGTTCGACTATGCTTACGCGCAAGTCGACGCGTACTTCACCAAAGCGTTGCTCGCCGTCGCGCCGGGACTGGCACGGATCCGCGCGTACATCGACGCGTTCGAGCGGTATTGCGAGCGGCCGGTTATCGACGGCGGCTGTCCGGTGATGAACGTGTGCATCGAAGCCGACGACGCGCTGCCGTTCCTGCGCGAACGCGTTGCTGACGCCTTTCAGGTGATGCGCGCGCTCGTGCATCGGAACTTGCGGCGCGCCGTTTCCACCGGCGAGTTGCGCGCGACGATGGATCTCGAGCAAGCGACGGATTTCGTCGTCGCCTCACTCGAGGGGGCCGTCTTACTCGTCCGAGGGTTGCGTTCGCGCGCGCATTCGCGCAACGTGTGCGGCGCGTTGCGCGCTTGGCTCGACGAGCAATGTGCGACCTAACCATTCCCGCGCTCGACGGCGCCGCACTGCGCGCCACGCTGTTCGAGCCGCAGGAGGCGCGCGCCGCGGTGATAATCAGCGGCGCGACGGCTGTGCCGCGCGGTTACTACGGCGGCTTGGCAGCCTATCTCGCGACGCTGGGCGCGGCGGTTGTTACCTATGACTACCGCGGATCGGGCGAGCCGCCGTCCGTGTTGCGCCGCTCGAGAGCGCGCATGCGCGATTGGGGGGAACTCGACGCGCCCGGCGTCATCGCGTGGATGCGCGAACGCTACCCGCTTGCGCGGCTGCATCTGGTCGGACATTCGTACGGCGGTCACGCACTCTTGCTCGCGCCGAACAATCACGAGATCGCGCGTGCCGTCACGATTGCTTCCGGTTTGGGCTATTGGGG from Candidatus Baltobacteraceae bacterium includes these protein-coding regions:
- a CDS encoding TetR/AcrR family transcriptional regulator, encoding MRGSKRRAAILASAAPIFNRRGFAGTSIADILEATELEKGGLYNHFASKEELAVEAFDYAYAQVDAYFTKALLAVAPGLARIRAYIDAFERYCERPVIDGGCPVMNVCIEADDALPFLRERVADAFQVMRALVHRNLRRAVSTGELRATMDLEQATDFVVASLEGAVLLVRGLRSRAHSRNVCGALRAWLDEQCAT